The DNA segment ACCTCTTCCGCTTCCTGGACCAACACGAATGCCTCATCGGTTTCTGGCGCTCCGATCACGAAGCCAGATCATCCCCTCCTCTCGTGTTGTTCGAGTGGGGTTCTTTCTACATCGTGGGGTATCATATTCTGCCACCGAAACGTGGAGGCTGCGGGTTGAGCAAAAAACCATTCTTGTGGATCACAGCTTCGTCCAACGGGAAGGCGCTGAATTATCTAGACATGAATGGAACGCTCTCGTTATCAGACAAGGACCTGTTCAGGCAAGATTCAGAGAAATTGCGAGCTACAGAATTGATCGTAGCGGATATTGATTTACATGGAAATGGTTACCTTTTGATTTCGGAGAATCCCCGGTTCTTGGCATTTAGGCAGCGGTTGAGCACTGGGAACGACATGGCCGAGTTCGAGGAAGTTTACAGATCGCCGCCGGACGGATTGATGGCGCAGATTTATAGGACACTCGCAAAGAAGGTTAAAGTTACAGGGACGACGACTTCGAAGAAGGAGATGAAGAGGATCAGGAAGAGGGAGAAGGAGAAGCTGCGGCTGAGCGTGTTACCATGGGAGTCGGAGCATTTTGAGAAGATAATCGATTGCTCTCCCTCTCCGTCTCGACCGTTGCAAGGCCTATGGAAGGTAAACCAACCATTTTCTTCGTAGCAGGTCTCTCTCACAAAATTAACTCACGACATAGTCTGTCAACGATAACTGGTTTTTTCATTGatgaaatttaatttgaatttgttGGGGAATGTTACATGTAGATATTGGGTTACACATTAcacatgaaattacaaaattatcttgAAAAAAAATCTTTCCAAATTACATTAAGGATATTTATGTAATATCACGTGCAACGTCTAACCCAAAGTGTAACCCTCCGTATACATGTAGAATCACCCGAATTTGTTTAATCATTTTGGAATAAGATTTAATGATTATATATGATTGTTGGTGCAGGGTATAGGTGCCAACAGACGCTTGAATTTGTATTTAGTGTCCTATCATGAAGAATGGGAGGAGATATCATGTGAAATAGTAGGAAGCTTCTTCTCAACTGACCCCAGTCCTTTTCGTGGCATGGTAATTTCAGCTTCGATCACGGCATTCCTCGAATCTCCCTTTTCTTATGAAGAGATGAACATGTACAAGTCTCGTTCGCATCTATGTTCTCCGGCCCGATCTGATCCGGCTTCTTCAGATGTGTTGCGCATTTTCTACGCAGATTCGGGTCTTGGCCCGCTTGTTCCCAATTTATCTGAGAATCCTGAGGACGGGGATGGGAGAGTGTGGCTCTATGCAGATGGGTCTTTCGGATTCGGGTTTCGCCGGCACGATTACATCCTGGATCTGGAACCTATGGTTAAAAATGGTCACTTTCTTGATACATATATATTGTTATGATGGAGTTTGGGAGAAGAGTGGGTCTTGGTTATTCGATCGCTCCGCGGAATAGTAATGCATTATGCTAGCGAAGTATTTGTTAAAGTTGCACATTTGCTATGAGTTTTCGGAAAATGAGAGAAATAAAAACTTGAATAGGTGTGATGATCATATATACCGTGCTTTTGAACATGTTGAATgaagaaaaaattataattttcagCAACTTAATTTGAATAACAAATGAGAGTAGGGATGGCAACGGGGCGGGTCTGGGGTGGGTTTGGCTAAATCCGGGATCCACTCCGCTCCGCGAACCCGGCGGATCCAATCCGGGTTAGATCCGTTGAACCcgtcataaattaaataattttaaatttatttaaaaaaaaaatttaaaaattaacaaatatcattaaatttaatttcaaaaatagatttataatatttaagacaaaaaataaattattctcacaagtttaaatttattaacttgtacttaattaatatttattagctaaaaaatattataatgattttactaaacatatcataataaaataaattcatttcaatccaataatattacacattcaaattatggataaaatattaattatttagtaaaataatataattatatattattaatattaaatatatattttatatttatatatataatgaatatttttcaatttatatatatataatactttggcggggcgggtctcgggttttATTGACTCGCTTTGGCGGGTCTAGACCCACCCCGTCGGGGCGGGTTTGATGCGGGGGCGGGTCTAAACCCACCCCATTGCCATCCCTAAATGAGAGAAAatgtaattatttatttattacgaCGTTGGAACCTACAACCGCTACTTTCAgtgtaataaatttttgaacTAACGCAATAACCTGCACACTACATTAGCCTGGTAAACCTCACTAGACAAGTCTTGTGTGACAGACTAGTCCAAATAGATATTGGTAGGGGGGAATCGAACTCTTAACCTCTAACAAAATGTTTACCTACTTCACAACTTGAATACCTTTTAGcgcaaataattttttattacatatttGTCTTCTCGTGATTTTATTcctaacttaaattttaaaattatttggtgGAATTTTGGGCCACGGCAAAGTTAAAAAGCAAGAAAGAAAAAGAGGGAttatgtaacacccggtattttaaatacgtaaattcgcatgcataattaggatatttaattatttaaattttagatttatgggttaaataattatgtgaattatttgtgcatgatttaatttatttttaagcatttaacccataattagtgatttttatgatttttagtattttaattattttatcgcgtagacgggaccgtggacggacgagatgacaactttctagccaattaatttcatgagcctttttagatccctaaaatattattttgagttttattatctcgaaatttttagtatttaattttatataattttaggagtccatttttattcaaaataagccaaaatattgactttttagtatttttaaaatttcctaaacttataatttcgggattttcatatgtttaacttaaattatcagattttaacttttatttagagtttcaaaattttatgttttatatttaaaacttttaatatcctaaaaaaaaaaaaaacctatttttattaaaataaaaaactctaacctaatctaccccaaacccttaaccgattacccctcttagccgcctccctctccttcatcttcatcttcttcctcgaacCAAAGCCAAGGTGACTCCATAGCTCGACTTCTGTAAGTTTCGAAGGGTTGTtcatcgttcgtcgtcccgggaaTCGTTCTACGCGCTTCTAAACTCAaacatcggtgaaaggcatgattccttCTCTATTTATCGTACCATATCAGTTGTtatagtgtgtgtgtgtatgcatcgatttttatttgagttttctTGTAGAAATTCAATCGGTTTTGGTCTATGCATATGGTTCTTGAAATTTTtgatcatgttcacgtttttttttCTAGCCATGGTTGttctagctgctggttgagGGTCCCTAGGTCGAGAGAGGGTGGTTTGGACTCAAGTGGTTTGAGTAATTCGAGCCAAACAAGCCCAGGTTTGGAGTTGGTGCAGATCGGCCTCCATGGGGTGCGCAGCTAGGGTTCGTGGAAGGGGGCTCGAGCTGAGTTCCTTGGGCTGCATGGGGTCGGGGTCTTGGttaggttaggaccgcccagacgtgggatacgtctgggcggcggggctccggccaggggtggccggagcagggcggcagcagccctagaagggctgctgcacgcgGCGGCCGAGAAGGAGAGGGGAGGGTGAgtttcgggtttagggttagggctgggtctgggtcgggttcttgggtccgggtcaatTCAGTGGgtcgtgggtcgggttaagtgagtccgggtccgggtttggtgggccgggctcgagtctttttatttttaaaatattttatgaattaatgggtttttgggccaattaattagaaataaaattatttggactcccaaataattttatttgggcttttaaaattttaattaagttagtccataaattttatgggcttttgagcccataaaagttattgggccagtctttgggcttttgggcccgttgggccagtttaagttgttattgggcctagaatgttttatgagctttaaattattttaattgggcttagaacaattttattgggcttaagtatgttattgggccagatttaagtaaatgggattgagtgttagggccagcagtccaggacaatccatgagaaatttgcatgtgtcccgattatatatttaattatttttatgcattgaagttattttaatatttatatgttagtaagaaattaaattaaatatatatgaaagacacacattttaattaagtacatgcattcatgaaataattttatgcataattaaatgttaaggttgagcaataataaaatattttatgttggaagttgaagtagtgtgacaatttaagggggattcgtccccatatgtgaactattgaagggcagtttactgccaatttaagaggtgattcgtcaccgccacgtacgttggtttccacgctgatcagtatttaatgtatgatttaaggttacactacggatacaaccatgcgatgttagaaaattaccttgctcaacaatgttatgtattatgttttttttagttaagttatgtttatgccatggtatttttaagcatgctcattcatgtatatgttatgtattagtatttaattgttttaaattattttaaacccttgttatgttagcatgttgggcctctaggctcactacactggtatggtgcaggtgagttcgtagaggaggatgtagctcctaccgacGACGAGGatatatgagcggacatgcagtgaccccgtgaccgtgataggtgtctgagtcacattgcatgtttttgattatgtcagcacgttacacattttatattatttatcagtggttgtgagttttgaatattttattgaatattgtcagtgcatgcaaactttaatcattttatttatgcattatttttaattaaatgtttgactcagatatttattttatttaaagaatgcatttttatttaagtatttaattatttatttatttttaaatctttttattcggtgcatatatgtatgggcgtatatgtacatattttatttagtaagtataaaaaaaaaatttcgcatatttatttaataattttagagttagggtcgtttcagttggtatcagagcacggtccttggaggggtcattactgctatgcgagctcagaaatccacgctaccggtctgtaagttttaagtgtttatagcatgatttaattttttttagaatttaagttagcattaattttaaacaacttagttatgcatggcgatttacgtaaagaaatatgtggtggtgcagaatgcctcccagaccgatgaacagacgtgggggatctccacctacacctccacctccacctccgcagaaccctctagcagcattggagcaggccaatgcgaatatgatggcagggattactgctctgttagagcagcaggctactcgtcctaggttgtcccatgaggaggacgttgctgagaggttccagaagaagggacccaaggagtttgttggtaccaccgatcttTTGGTGGccgagggatggattcgctctctggagtccatctttgcttatatggggatcacagacaccgacagggtgaactgtgcgacgtacatgctgaggggtgacgcagcgctttggtgggagggggctgccaggggagttcaccttcctacactgacatgggcagagtttaggcgtatcttctacgccaagtacttcactgaggatgtgcgcaatcgcatgatccgtgagtttatgagtctccgtcagggggacaagacagtggttgagtatgtgagacagttcgagaggggctgtcactttgtgcctctgatttcagatagtccaccagagaagttgaggcagtttgtggagggtttgagggcggatatcaagcatgatgttcgcatggcagacgtccttacttatgagtctgcagtcagtagggccttgcgttccgaggagggtcggagagagattcagagggagcagcaggggaagaggcagtttcaggctgggtatcagcgaccatcttcgcagcctcctgcgaagaagcagtttacagggccggctaagggcccgaatccacagcagaggccacagcagcagaggccgcagcagcagaggggcggggcccctaatgccatagcttatcctacttgcccgaagtgccagaagatgcattcgggaccttgtctattgggagcaggagtttgctaccactgtagggagccagggcatcagatagctaactgcccgaggaagaagaacaccgctggtagggtgtttgtgatgcaggccgaggaggtagatccagacacctccttgatcaccggtatatcttacccctaatattttaataatttacctttggttaaaattttgtctttaatttggaatttgttGTTAGTTGGGttatttaattgcatgttagaatatgaagcatgttttacttgtgattagaattaagaattagtagtgtctcgttggggaaaatttagtagtggtatgaaactgttgggaattttctgcgtgcagggagaattctagttggaggcaactccacgtttgcattgctagattcaggggctacgcattcgtttatctccctggagtttatcaggcgggtaggcatcacacctgagagtagtgacagtgggtatgatgttactatgccgtcagggcagattatttctacctcgaaggttattcgaggactggagttggagctgcaggggcactccattcgagcaggtgtggtggttttgccattgagtggattcgatttgattttgggcatggactggttgacagtcaatggagctttgattgattttcgtcggagatcagtgtcagtgagacctacagtaggcgacccgtttacttttcatgcatctcagagcagtgatatgtctcaggtgatatctcatattcaggcgaggaagttgttgagacggggttgccaggggtttctagcgagtatcgtcacgacttcagagccatctagcagaccattatcagagatagaggtggttcgtgacttttcggatgtctttccggaggatgttgcaggaattccaccagtgagagatatggagttcagcatcgatttagtgccagacaccgtgcctatctctaaggcaccgtacaggcttgctcctaccgagatgaaagagttgaaggagcagattcaggagttgttagagaaaggctttgttcgtcctagcttttctccgtggggagctccgatgttatttgtgaagaagaaggatgacagtatgagactgtgcatcgattaccgagagctcaacagggtcacagtgaagaacaagtatccactgccgaggatagaggatttatttgaccagttgcagggagcttcagtgttcttcaagatcgatctgcgatctggttatcatcagttgcgtgtcagagatacagatgtgtccaagactgctttcaggacacgatatgggcattacgagttcttagtgatgccatttgggatgaccaatgctctagcggttttcatggatctcatgaaccgagtctttcagccgtatctagatcagttcatcatagtcttcattgatgatattctgatctattctaggagcatcgaggagcatagacagcatcttcagacagccttgcagactttgagggagcatcggttgtatgccaagttcagcaagtgcgagttttggcttgagcaggtggcatttcttggccacattatttcgagagatgggattgcagttgatcagtctaaggttgaggcagtgcagaattggggtattccaaagaatgcttccgagattcgcagtttcttgggtttggcaggatattataggaagttcatcaagggtttttcctctattgcagtacccttgacttccttgaccaagaagaatgcgaagtttatctggagttcag comes from the Henckelia pumila isolate YLH828 chromosome 1, ASM3356847v2, whole genome shotgun sequence genome and includes:
- the LOC140875003 gene encoding F-box protein At3g12350-like, translating into MEPNPPFSFSDFPEDVQLCILSYLHQSDLEEFARTSKKSFALCNDDERLWFLKCTRRWGSQTRIQRWGGGGGGKISYKNLFRFLDQHECLIGFWRSDHEARSSPPLVLFEWGSFYIVGYHILPPKRGGCGLSKKPFLWITASSNGKALNYLDMNGTLSLSDKDLFRQDSEKLRATELIVADIDLHGNGYLLISENPRFLAFRQRLSTGNDMAEFEEVYRSPPDGLMAQIYRTLAKKVKVTGTTTSKKEMKRIRKREKEKLRLSVLPWESEHFEKIIDCSPSPSRPLQGLWKGIGANRRLNLYLVSYHEEWEEISCEIVGSFFSTDPSPFRGMVISASITAFLESPFSYEEMNMYKSRSHLCSPARSDPASSDVLRIFYADSGLGPLVPNLSENPEDGDGRVWLYADGSFGFGFRRHDYILDLEPMVKNGHFLDTYILL